Part of the Flavobacterium sp. KS-LB2 genome is shown below.
TTAGTGAAGTTTTATACGCAATATAAAACAGAAGAGGAACGCTCTAAATTTTTATCCTTTACAGTAGTCATCCCTTTCTTGTTGTGTATTCCATTAGTATTGATTGGTTTGTTCTTTTTTGAACCTATTTCATTATACTTAAGCAAGGAAAATCCTGTAGTTAAGGATTATTTATGGCTTATTCCTTTTATAGGGCTAAGCATGGCTTATTTCGAAATTTTTTATGCGTGGGCAAGGGTTCATATGCATTCCGTTTTTGGGAATTTTGTAAAGGAGGTTGGACTTAGATTATTTTCTTTGGTTGCTTTAATTGGTGTGTATTATAAATGGATTACTGTTGTTGATTTTATTTATGTTACCGCTATTGTTTATTTCTTAGCTTTTATAATTACTATGTTTTATGCTTTTCGTATAAAAAAACCTGTTTTTCAATTCTCCATTCCGCAAAATGTGAAAGATGTCTTAGTATACACCTTTTTCATTATTTTATCAGGTAGCGTTGCTGTTATGTTATTGGATATTGATAAGATTATGTTGAATCAATATATTAAGATTGAGAATATCGCTTATTATTCAGTAGCGACATACATTGCGTCTGTTATTGCTGTTCCCAGTCGTGCTATGCATCAGATTACGTATCCTATTACGGCTAAATTGATGCATGAAAATAAACTCAATGAATTGAATGATTTGTACAAAAAGACGTCTATAAATCTTCAAGTTGTAGGTGGTTTTGTGATGTTGTGTATTTTTGTAAACATCAATCAGTTGTATGTAATGGTTCCAAAAGAATATAGTGGAGGGATTCTTGTGGTATTTTTGATTGGAATTTCTAAATATTTTGATTTGATTTTAGGTAATAACAATGCTATAATTTTTAATTCAAAATACTATCGTATGGTATTGTTTTTAGGACTGTTACTTGTTTTTTTAACGGTTGGATTAAACATGTTTTTTATTCCAAGATACGCTATTACTGGGACTGCAGTAGCTACTTTGTTATCTATTACATTATATAGTTTGGCTAAATTACTTTTTGTGGTCAAGCGGATGCATTTATATCCTTTTACAAAGCAGACCTTATATTCTCTTGCAATAACTTTTGCGCTATTTGTTGCCTTTTATTTTTGGGAATTCCCTTTTAGTCCTGTTATTAACATTGGTCTCAAATCAGTTTTGGTTACATTTTTATATATTTATATCAATTACAAATTTGTAATCTCAATCGAAATTAATCAAGCCTTGGATGTAGTTTTGAAAAAACTGAACATCAAATTGTAATTTTTTTTAGCTAAAAAAGATTATTAGTCTTACATTTTATAATACTCATTCTTTCTACCTTTTATCTCAAATTTGAGTTTTTTATGACGAGAATAATTAGTTCTACGCTGTGATGAATCTCACTTTCATTAGTACATATATGTAAATGTTATAACTTTTTAAAATTATTGTGTAAGTATTAAAATATCTAAAGAAATACATTTGTTAGGAATTTTAATAGTAAAAATAACAAGCTATCTGATTATTTTAGATTGATTAAAAAATCACTAAAAGTGGGTATTGTGGAAATAGTAGATTACACTTATTTTTGCGTAATGTTATTTTAACAAACTATTTTAGAAAATTTATAAAATAAATAGCTAAAGTAATTTACCTAACAATTATGACAAGCAATCCATACATTAACGAAGAAAGCCTACAGAAATTCACTAATATCTTGGCTAATAAAATCCACCATGGATTTACTGTAATAGAAAAAAATGACACTTTACCTTTTGCTGTTTTATCTAAAAGTAGGAAACAAGTAGATCATGGGTTTAATTTTGTGCTTTGTTGTTTGACATTAGGGGTTTGGTCAGTCGGTTGGATTTATTTAACCTATGTTTCCTCCAAAGAAAAAAACATTGTGATTGCCATCGATGAAGACGGAAATACATTTGAAGAAAAATGCTATTCTGAATAGCATTTTTATAGTTTATCTTTTAAATATTTTCCAGTAACGGAATCTTTAATTTTCACAATTTCTTCTGGCGTTCCAACTGCTAATAATTTACCGCCATTTTCCCCTCCTTCTGGACCCAAGTCAATAATCCAATCCGCACATTTGATAAGGTCAAGATTGTGCTCAATCACTAATATAGAATGGCCTTTGTCTATCAAGGCATCAAATGAAGCTAATAATTTCTTGATATCATGAAAATGCAAACCGGTTGTAGGTTCATCAAAAACAAACAGTGCTTTGTCTTTTGTTGCTCCTTTTACTAAGAATGAAGCTAGTTTTATACGTTGTGCTTCTCCTCCAGATAGTGTAGATGAGGATTGTCCTAATTGAACATAACCCAATCCAACATCTTGTAAAGGTTGTAGTTTTTGGGTGATTTTAGCTTGTTTATGAGTGATAAAGAAAGCAATTGCATCATCTATAGTCATCGTTAGAATATCGTGAATATTCTTTTCTTCAAAAGCGACTTCCAGTACTTCTTTCTTAAATCGTTTTCCATTGCAGGTCTCACAAGGCAATTGAACATCAGCCATGAAAACCATTTCTACGTTAATGGAACCTTCTCCTTTGCAAGTTTCACATCTTCCGCCGTCAACATTAAAAGAGAAATGTTTGGCTTGATAGCCTCTTATTTTTGATAGTTTTTCCTTAGCAAACAATTCCCGAATGTCATCATACGCTTTGATATACGTGACAGGATTAGAACGAGAACTTCTTCCTATTGGGTTTTGGTCAACATATTCAATATGTTTTATTTGGGAAAAAGAACCAGATATTTCACTGAATTGGCCTGCTTTTTCACCCACGTTTTCTAGCTTTTTTTGCATAGCTGGAAAAAGTATTTTTTTAACAAGAGTACTTTTTCCACTTCCTGAAACTCCTGTAATCACCGTTAACACGTCCAGAGGAAAAGTCACATCTATATTTTGAAGATTGTTTTCTCGAGCTCCTTTTATTTCGATGAAATTCTTAAATAATCTACGCTTTTTAGGTACGGTAATTTCTAAATCTCCGTTCAAATATTGAGCAGTAAGTGAAGTTGATTTCAAGATTTCGTCATACGTTCCTTGCGCGACTAAATTACCTCCAAACGTACCTGCTTCGGGACCAATATCAATAATCATATCAGCGGCTTTCATGATATCTTCATCGTGTTCTACTACAATAACAGTATTCCCTAAATCTCGTAAGGAAAGCAATACTTTTATCAAGCGTTCTGTATCTTTTGGGTGTAAACCAATGCTGGGTTCATCTAGAATATACATAGAGCCAACCAAGCTACTTCCTAATGAGGTAGCTAAATTAATGCGTTGTGATTCTCCTCCAGAAAGTGTCGCTGAATTTCTGTTTAATGTAAGGTAATCCAGTCCTACTTCGGTTAAAAAGGACAAACGGTTGTTGATTTCTACTAATAATCGTTTAGCAATTTGTTTTTCATAAACATCTAAGTCAATGTTTTTGAAAAAAGTAACTAAATGTTTTATAGGTAAATCAACTAAATCAGAAACTGTTTTTGAATTAATTTTGACATAAGAGGCCTCAATTCTTAAGCGTTTTCCTTTGCAGGAATGACATTTAGTTTTACCTCTGTAACGAGAAAGCATCACTCTGTTCTGGATTTTATAATTCTTTTCTTCTAGTTCTTTGAAGAAATCATTCAAACCTTGAAAATAACTGTTTCCAGTCCAAATTAATTCTTTTTGATCTTCTGATAATTGGTAATACGGTTTGTGAATGGGGAAATCAAATTTGTAGGCGTTGTTTACTAATTCATCTCTAAACCAACTCATACTTTCACCACGCCACGGGAAAATAGCATTTTCAAAAATAGATAAAGTGGTATTGGGTACAACTAATTCAGCATCAATCCCGATAATATTTCCATATCCTTCACAAACGGGACAGGCTCCGTACGGATTATTAAAACTGAATAAATGCACATTAGGTTCCAAAAATGTAATCCCGTCCAATTCGAAATTATTGGAATACGAATATTTTTTGTCGGAGTTTAATTCTTGTAAATGACAGATTCCTTTTCCTTCAAAGAAAGCCGTTTGTACCGCGTCAGCCAATCGATTGTAGAATTCTTCCTCGCCAGAAGTTTCTGGATTGATAACAATTCGGTCTATGATTAAAAAGATGTTTTTTTTAGCTAATGAATCTG
Proteins encoded:
- a CDS encoding lipopolysaccharide biosynthesis protein is translated as MGIVLNQSLKNTIITYFGFGIGAINTLYLYPFFLGTVFYALTNYILSWANIIMPLLAFGMQNTLVKFYTQYKTEEERSKFLSFTVVIPFLLCIPLVLIGLFFFEPISLYLSKENPVVKDYLWLIPFIGLSMAYFEIFYAWARVHMHSVFGNFVKEVGLRLFSLVALIGVYYKWITVVDFIYVTAIVYFLAFIITMFYAFRIKKPVFQFSIPQNVKDVLVYTFFIILSGSVAVMLLDIDKIMLNQYIKIENIAYYSVATYIASVIAVPSRAMHQITYPITAKLMHENKLNELNDLYKKTSINLQVVGGFVMLCIFVNINQLYVMVPKEYSGGILVVFLIGISKYFDLILGNNNAIIFNSKYYRMVLFLGLLLVFLTVGLNMFFIPRYAITGTAVATLLSITLYSLAKLLFVVKRMHLYPFTKQTLYSLAITFALFVAFYFWEFPFSPVINIGLKSVLVTFLYIYINYKFVISIEINQALDVVLKKLNIKL
- the uvrA gene encoding excinuclease ABC subunit UvrA; the encoded protein is MQVDLSKLDPKKNIIIKGAQVHNLKNVDVAIPRNKLVVITGLSGSGKSSLAFDTLYAEGQRRYVESLSSYARQFLGRLDKPKVEYIKGIAPAIAIEQKVNTTNARSTVGTSTEIYDYIKLLFARIGRTYSPISDREVKKNTVTDVVNDVKKFDLGSKWLLLAPIHLEEGRKLEDKLKVLLQQGFARILVNNEMVRLDDLPDSLAKKNIFLIIDRIVINPETSGEEEFYNRLADAVQTAFFEGKGICHLQELNSDKKYSYSNNFELDGITFLEPNVHLFSFNNPYGACPVCEGYGNIIGIDAELVVPNTTLSIFENAIFPWRGESMSWFRDELVNNAYKFDFPIHKPYYQLSEDQKELIWTGNSYFQGLNDFFKELEEKNYKIQNRVMLSRYRGKTKCHSCKGKRLRIEASYVKINSKTVSDLVDLPIKHLVTFFKNIDLDVYEKQIAKRLLVEINNRLSFLTEVGLDYLTLNRNSATLSGGESQRINLATSLGSSLVGSMYILDEPSIGLHPKDTERLIKVLLSLRDLGNTVIVVEHDEDIMKAADMIIDIGPEAGTFGGNLVAQGTYDEILKSTSLTAQYLNGDLEITVPKKRRLFKNFIEIKGARENNLQNIDVTFPLDVLTVITGVSGSGKSTLVKKILFPAMQKKLENVGEKAGQFSEISGSFSQIKHIEYVDQNPIGRSSRSNPVTYIKAYDDIRELFAKEKLSKIRGYQAKHFSFNVDGGRCETCKGEGSINVEMVFMADVQLPCETCNGKRFKKEVLEVAFEEKNIHDILTMTIDDAIAFFITHKQAKITQKLQPLQDVGLGYVQLGQSSSTLSGGEAQRIKLASFLVKGATKDKALFVFDEPTTGLHFHDIKKLLASFDALIDKGHSILVIEHNLDLIKCADWIIDLGPEGGENGGKLLAVGTPEEIVKIKDSVTGKYLKDKL